A window of Rhodococcus sp. SGAir0479 contains these coding sequences:
- a CDS encoding peptide chain release factor 3, which translates to MAAEAGRRRTFAVISHPDAGKSTLTEALALHARMISEAGAVHGKAGRKSTVSDWMEMEKARGISVSSTALQFNYHSEETPEDQINVVNLVDTPGHSDFSEDTYRVLTAVDAAVMLIDAAKGLEPQTLKLFQVCRHRGIPVITVINKWDRPGREPLELLDEIDERIGLTPTPLYWPVGIAGDFRGLLRRGEDGAPSEYIRFTRTAGGAKIAPEERLTPDDALAREGSEWETAAEESELLSATGQDHDQEMFLAGQTSPVIFASAMLNFGVRQILDTLVALAPAPGPRKDVTDKPREVTDPFSAVVFKVQAGMDTAHRDRLAFMRVVSGVFERGMVVTHAQTGKPFATKYALTVFGRDRNTVENAYPGDIVGLVNANALAPGHTLYTDKKVEFPPIPSFAPEHFSVLRAESASKYKQFRRAVDQLESEGVVQILRNDVRGDASPVMAAVGPMQFEVVAARMKAEFNVEARMEPLGYALARRTDAQSAVELGRQRGVEVFTRTDGVLLALFSDKWRLQYIQKEMPELTLEPLVAAGDQ; encoded by the coding sequence TTGGCGGCCGAGGCGGGCCGACGCCGCACGTTCGCGGTCATCTCGCACCCCGACGCCGGTAAGTCGACGCTCACCGAGGCCCTCGCGCTGCACGCGAGGATGATCTCCGAGGCGGGCGCCGTGCACGGCAAGGCCGGCCGCAAGTCCACGGTCTCGGACTGGATGGAGATGGAGAAGGCGCGCGGCATCTCGGTGTCGTCGACGGCGCTGCAGTTCAACTACCACTCGGAGGAAACCCCCGAGGACCAGATCAACGTCGTCAACCTCGTCGACACCCCGGGTCACTCGGACTTCTCGGAGGACACCTACCGCGTCCTCACGGCCGTGGACGCCGCGGTAATGCTCATCGACGCCGCAAAGGGCCTCGAGCCGCAGACCCTCAAGCTGTTCCAGGTGTGCCGCCACCGCGGCATCCCGGTGATCACGGTGATCAACAAGTGGGACCGGCCCGGTCGCGAGCCGCTGGAGCTGCTCGACGAGATCGACGAACGTATCGGCCTCACCCCGACGCCGCTGTACTGGCCCGTGGGCATCGCGGGCGACTTCCGCGGTTTGCTCCGACGCGGGGAGGACGGCGCCCCGAGCGAGTACATCCGTTTCACCCGGACCGCGGGCGGCGCGAAGATCGCGCCCGAGGAGCGGCTGACACCGGACGACGCCCTCGCCCGCGAGGGCTCCGAGTGGGAGACCGCGGCCGAGGAGAGCGAACTGCTCTCCGCCACCGGTCAGGACCACGACCAGGAGATGTTCCTGGCCGGCCAGACGTCGCCGGTGATCTTCGCGTCCGCGATGCTCAACTTCGGCGTCCGCCAGATCCTCGACACGCTGGTCGCCCTCGCGCCCGCGCCGGGACCCCGCAAGGACGTGACCGACAAGCCGCGGGAGGTCACCGACCCCTTCAGCGCCGTGGTCTTCAAGGTGCAGGCGGGCATGGACACCGCCCACCGGGACCGGCTGGCGTTCATGCGCGTGGTCTCCGGCGTGTTCGAGCGCGGCATGGTCGTCACGCACGCGCAGACCGGTAAGCCGTTCGCCACCAAGTACGCGCTGACGGTGTTCGGCCGCGACCGCAACACCGTGGAGAACGCCTACCCGGGCGACATCGTCGGCCTGGTCAACGCCAACGCCCTCGCCCCCGGCCACACGCTCTACACCGACAAGAAGGTCGAGTTTCCGCCGATCCCGTCGTTCGCGCCGGAGCACTTCTCGGTGCTGCGCGCCGAGAGCGCGAGCAAGTACAAGCAGTTCCGCCGCGCCGTCGACCAGCTCGAATCCGAGGGTGTCGTGCAGATCCTGCGCAACGACGTCCGCGGCGACGCCTCGCCGGTCATGGCGGCCGTGGGCCCCATGCAGTTCGAGGTGGTGGCGGCGCGGATGAAGGCCGAGTTCAACGTCGAGGCGCGGATGGAACCGCTCGGCTACGCGCTCGCCCGGCGCACGGACGCGCAGTCCGCCGTCGAGCTGGGCCGCCAGCGCGGCGTCGAGGTGTTCACCCGCACCGACGGCGTCCTGCTGGCGCTGTTCAGCGACAAGTGGCGGCTGCAGTACATCCAGAAGGAGATGCCGGAGCTCACACTCGAGCCGCTCGTCGCCGCAGGCGATCAGTGA
- a CDS encoding LLM class F420-dependent oxidoreductase: protein MAQVTHDTADTPTYGRFGVWRHALGLQPEVGAEIERLGFGAIWAGGSPPADLQVVEDLIAGTEQITVATGIVNIFSAPADEIAKSYHRIESRHPGRFVLGIGVGHPEVPGMGAEKPYDALVRYLDVLDDAGVPRERRVLAALGPKVLELAAARSAGAHPYLTTPEHTRQAREVIGPDALLAPEQKVVLSTDAESARATGREAVENPYLHLRNYRRNLERLGFPTAELDNGGSDRVIDALVAHGDVETIANRLTAHLDAGADHVAIQVLPMAGDPLPALRELAEVLRLGHAE from the coding sequence ATGGCACAGGTCACACACGACACGGCGGATACCCCCACGTACGGACGATTCGGCGTCTGGCGGCACGCGCTCGGGCTGCAGCCCGAGGTGGGCGCCGAGATCGAACGGCTCGGTTTCGGTGCGATCTGGGCGGGTGGTTCGCCGCCCGCGGATCTCCAGGTGGTCGAGGACCTTATCGCAGGCACCGAGCAGATCACCGTCGCGACCGGCATCGTCAACATCTTCTCCGCGCCCGCCGACGAGATCGCGAAGTCGTACCACCGGATCGAGTCCCGGCATCCCGGACGCTTCGTCCTCGGCATCGGTGTGGGGCACCCGGAGGTGCCCGGTATGGGCGCCGAGAAGCCGTACGACGCCCTCGTCCGCTATCTCGACGTCCTCGACGACGCGGGCGTTCCGCGCGAGCGGCGGGTTCTGGCCGCACTCGGTCCCAAGGTGCTCGAACTCGCGGCTGCCCGCTCCGCCGGCGCGCACCCCTATCTGACGACGCCCGAGCACACACGGCAGGCGCGCGAGGTGATCGGTCCGGACGCACTCCTCGCGCCCGAGCAGAAGGTGGTGCTGAGCACCGATGCCGAGTCCGCCCGGGCGACCGGCCGTGAGGCGGTCGAGAACCCGTACCTGCACCTGCGCAACTATCGGCGCAACCTCGAACGCCTCGGCTTCCCCACCGCAGAACTCGACAACGGGGGCAGCGACCGCGTCATCGACGCGCTGGTGGCGCACGGGGACGTCGAGACGATCGCGAACCGGCTCACCGCACACCTGGATGCCGGCGCCGACCACGTCGCGATCCAGGTCCTCCCCATGGCGGGCGATCCGCTGCCGGCGTTGCGGGAGCTGGCGGAGGTGCTGCGACTCGGCCACGCCGAGTAG
- the pnuC gene encoding nicotinamide riboside transporter PnuC, whose product MSLLQTLFDAELHIGGATILWREIIGNAFGIASAVGGMRRVVWAWPVGIIGNALLFTVFMGALFHTPQNLDLYGQAGRQLLFITVSAYGWTRWLQSRHDSGDAVLPHWATSRARIGMLATMAIGTVVFAKVFEMLGSWGPWPDAWIFTGSILATYGMARGWTEFWLIWIGVDAVGVPLLFTGGYYPSALLYLVYAGFVLWGFTVWLRIQRRAAGEVVAAPVE is encoded by the coding sequence GTGAGTCTTCTGCAGACACTGTTCGACGCCGAACTCCACATCGGCGGCGCCACGATCCTGTGGCGCGAGATCATCGGCAACGCCTTCGGCATCGCGTCGGCGGTGGGCGGGATGCGCCGCGTGGTGTGGGCGTGGCCGGTGGGAATCATCGGCAACGCCCTGCTCTTCACGGTGTTCATGGGCGCGCTGTTCCACACTCCGCAGAATCTCGATCTGTACGGCCAGGCCGGACGCCAGCTGCTGTTCATCACGGTGAGCGCGTACGGCTGGACCCGCTGGCTGCAGTCGCGGCACGACTCCGGCGACGCGGTACTCCCCCACTGGGCGACGTCCCGCGCGCGCATCGGGATGCTCGCGACGATGGCGATCGGCACGGTCGTGTTCGCGAAGGTCTTCGAGATGCTCGGCTCGTGGGGGCCGTGGCCCGACGCGTGGATCTTCACCGGGTCGATCCTGGCGACGTACGGCATGGCCCGCGGGTGGACCGAGTTCTGGCTCATCTGGATCGGTGTCGACGCCGTCGGCGTGCCCCTGCTGTTCACCGGCGGCTACTACCCGTCGGCGCTGCTCTACCTCGTCTACGCCGGCTTCGTACTGTGGGGATTCACGGTGTGGCTGCGGATCCAGCGCCGCGCCGCGGGGGAGGTCGTCGCCGCACCCGTGGAATGA